The DNA segment TCCTTTGTATATAGTAATTCataaaaaaactgaaatctCCAATTCTCTTATGTGTTCTCTCATcaataaaaagattatataaattattcagtaaagattctatatatatttatataataagttgCATAAAGATTCAACAGAAGCTGAaagacacacacacatacacacacgcTTTCTGACTATAAAATCTGCAGTCTACAAATACAAGAATCAAAATCAGAAAACTCTTTCTAACGCCATTTCATATATATCCTCAACTTAAGGATCTCTCTAGAAGTTGAATTGGTTTGGTTGTGTCATAGCAAAAACACCAGCAATGGAAGCCATGAGAAGCACAAGACAAGAACGGTGTTTGGTGAATAGGCAACAGCAGCTAAGGATCTTGAGAACTGAACTGAACCTGAGTAGGTCCCAGCAGTTGAGTCCATGTCTGGAGCTCTTGTCTGAAGAGTAACGTTTTTGCACGAACCAAAAGCTGCTTCTGGCTGATAACATCAATAAACCCAATGTTTTTTAGATGGTTCAGGCTTGTAAAATAGAGAagctaatattattttattacctGGCAGGCAGCAAGAGTTTCACAACCGCAAATAACAGGTCCATTCATTCTGTCAAGAACTTCGAAAACGCCTCCTCCGTCACTTCTCTGCAAtggttttgtttaataaaatgtaatatattctAGTTTTAACTATTGATTGATTCAGTTACCATGTAGAAGTTAACAGCGAGAAAGTTTGGCATTCTGTTCCCAGCTGACTTGAGACAAGTCCCAACCATCTCAGCAAGTGGAGCTGAGTGTTCCTTGCAAGCATCTTTCTCTACCGGAAACGTCGGAAAGTAGTTCATCAAGAAAAGAGATGAGCTTTTTGAATTCAAAGGCTGTGACTCTTTTCTGTTCGGACAAGAACCTCGCTTCACACCAGGATCTCCAGCTTTTAACACAAGACAAGGTTATTCAAAGACACTTCCCTCCCAATAAAAGATGTAAAATTTGTTGAGAGAGTGATGATACTCACATTCGTTTTCCACAATGTATCTCCACTGATAAGCAAcgccttcttcatcttctttagcGGCAACAGAAGTGAAAACCAAGAGCCTGTGATTCTCTTGCACCATGTCAGTCACAGTAGGCCAGTCTTCTCCCCTTTTGGGCATTTTGGAAACGGGAAACCAGTACTTGTCCAGACCAGCGTTTGCAAACAGAGTTGATAGGCCTTTGGGCCTGTGCACATAGTCCTCAATGATGATGGTAACAATCTCTGTTGGGTTCTGAGTCAAGAACGCCTCAACTTCCCTCAATGTGTTAACTGCAGGTTGCTGATTAAGGAAACAAACAAAAGGATAACAAAGTTTCAAGCTTTGGATCTAAATATAGTAAAAGATGTGAAGATGAGTTTTTACAAAGGCAGTGAAGTTGAAGCATTGGCCTCGGAGAGAATGGCAAAGCCAGATATCGTCGTTGAAGTCATACATATCCAGCATTAGTCCTCTAACTCCATTCTACAGCAAAATGTAAAACCAACATTCAAAGAGTTTTTTACCACAAAAGAAGTAACATGTCAAAATAGTAATGAGAAGAGTCCTCCTTATTACTCTAAGCTGATTAGTAACAGTATCTTCTTGGTTGAAGAATGTAAGCCTCTGAACACCTGGCAAAGGCGGTTGATTTGCATTGCTAAAGGCATTATGAGTCATCAACCATGTATACTTGTTAAAAGGCAATCCATTGATCTACacaattaagaaataaaaataaaaacacatctTTAGCAAAACCCATCTTCAAAGTTGAAAACTTTTGATGCAACCAATCTTCAAATCAGCAAATCTTACAATGGAAGTTGGGATGGTGGCTTGGCCTCTAGTGCAAATGGGTTTAGTTCTTCCAATAGCAGGACAGTTCCCACAGTATAGACCAGGGACACAGTCAGTGGCTGAGGAGCATGATTCCAGCATCTGAGAAGAACCATAGCAAGATCTTTATTAGATTTAAGACCCAATTTgatgaaaaagaataaaaaaaaccgGAGAAAGAAGCAAGAACCTGGCAGTTCCCATTAGAGCAAGCAGAGGaaagggagaagaagaaggaaagtaggagaagaaggagagagactGATACGACTCTGCTTAAGCCGTTGGTGCACGCCGACATCGCTCCTTAGCTTAAGCAGAAAgagatagatagagagagaaatctGTGTGAATGATGTTTCGATCTACTGTTGATTTATTGGGGTTTTAAGACAGAGACAAAAGTATGTTTTAGGTAATAAAACGCGGGCTTCATTGATTTGTTAACCAAACGTAATTGTCTCTGAGAGATGATggatttataaaaagaaaaaggttttgctttttttttttgtgtgtttgtttgttttcttcgaCAAGGTTGAATCTTTTTTCCCACCAGTCTGATATAAAACTCGGTTTAAGAAGATAAACCACGTCAAAAAGTAGTTCAATTATGGACCAAAAACACCCTCTTTTAACATTATGATGATTGATAATTAGAGACTACAGTTTCTAAATGTTGTACACCAACCACACCATTCGTTGTGAGTATACGTACATACAACTTATGAGTTATGAGAACGGTGATCCTAAAAACCATTTATCAAAACAAACCTttatatagttaaaaaaaaaaaaaaccttaataCATACGTTTAGTATATGcatctttctataaataaatgaaGTATCCTTTTGTTTAAACTTGCTAAATTTTACtcaaatcattatttgtaaCTGTTGTTTATGCCCGTTAGGGTCTATTAGTGGAACTTacttcaaaagaaaagaaagaaaaacttgcTAGATTATCATCCTATTGTAGTGTTAGATCTCTCGTATGTGGTATCTCTCATAAAAGTATTTAATTTCACAAATCAACGCTTTCATTTTTCTAGTGACTGCATTGACCTAGAATATTATttgatactccctccgtttttttatataagtcgttttagaagaatttttatattccaaattatatgacgttttcggttttctatgtaaaatttattaacacttaatgttatatgaccaatgataatataccttctattttattattggttgatttgtggttaggtaaataattaatgatgtttttatttagaaaatataaaaaattaatgatttcttaatctaCGTGTATAATTccaaaacgacttatattaaaaaacggagggagtatcttTTTTCTGTTTTGGCCAACGGTGGTCACATGCGTGGGGACACATGTTTTTTCTGTCCTCTAGAATTCATTATTGAATTTTGAAAgatcatttttacgaatattcACCCTAGATAACAAGAACCGGAACTGAATCAAAAGCAAATCCTATAACAGGAAAGCAAAAGCCGTAACTgaaaaagcaaaacaaagaCTTAATTAGAGTTAAGAACTGGTACTAGTctcaaacatataaaatttcTTAGTTTCTGAAGATCCCAAGAATAAGATTACTGTTGATACATTACGCATGCACATGTTTTTACTTCTTAATAATTAAGAAACACACAACATTCCGTTTCAATAATGAAATTAGCAACTCTCTCTAGTACCTACATATAGAGTCCAACCAACCACATAACTGATATCCTTAGCATTGTCAAACTAAAGCAAATTTACCATTAGTTCCTATGTAATGCGCAAATACTTTTCTCAGTATCGAAACATACTCACACGTATGTTTGTATTTTCACAACCATGCATGCGTTTTCAGACAACTAGAATACTTTGGCAATACGTACGTGAAAACTAAATCAACCAAGGAATACTGGCATATTTAACGTGTCTATGTATACTCTCATCACAAGCCAAAACTTACCAGAGAACTTACTTTATCCGATATGTCTATGAAGCTTCATTATGTCTTCAGTCACCATGTGAACCTTCTTTGGATTGCTGTTACAAGGTTCCACATATATCTGTATGACTGTATTATCAATCATATAACCAAATATTAAGAGAGATCGATCTTTCTCGATCAATCTCTTTGCCCCGAaactttttcaagtttttatatatttcacacAAACAACGCTCATTCTGTGACATCTCTAATATGACATTTGGTAAAAGCTTCCTCATTTTCCACGCTTCACTAGCAAGCATACAATGTAACAATCCAAACATTGACAATACATAAAGGTACTAAAAGTCAATCCAAGCATCGAAatatcttctctaaatcatCTATGTGTGACACGTGTCTTTAAGATTTCTACGTGAACTCTCATACACTTCGTAAAGCTAGGCATGAAAAAATCCTACCAGGCAAACAATAAAGCGAAAATAAAACACGAGTATAAGATTTAAtggtttataaaaactttactCGAATTCAAGGGAGAGCTCCTTTACAATTGATCAAAAGCTTCCACCGACGTCTGATCTCATCACCTTGTTTGGGTTTCTGTCACAACCTCGTCCAAAGCTTCCGCATTTTGTTGGACTAAGGCTTCAACACTTCATACTTATTACGCATATGCCCTTTGACAGTATTGCAAATCATCAAACGAACctaaatgagtttttttttgtgtgactTTTGTGTATGTAGTATCTAGCATTATCAAAGAACATATTAAGCCATacgtttattaatttaatacttttataGAATTGATGATATTTTCTATTAAGTAATCcataatatatcttttattaaGGAAATACAGTTGGTGAAAAGCATTCTATAAAAACCATTtccatttaattaaatatacatagcTAAAACAGGATAAAGTTTTCTAGAATCCAGTGGTGATGCCATTTTTGTTAGCTTTCtctatttgttattttgtttgttagCATATGCCCATTGACTGTATTGCAAATCATCAAATGAAccaaaatgagttttttttttgtgaactttGTGTATGCAGTATCTAGCATTATCAAAGAAACATTTTAAGCCATacgtttattaatttaatacttttataGAATTGATCTTTTCTATTAATTAAGTAATCCAAAATGTGTCTTTTATTAAGGAAATACAGTTGGTGAAAATATCCTATAAAAAACATTTccatttaaataaatacaaagcTAAAACAGGATATAAATTTCTAGAATCCAGTGGTGATTCCATTTTTATTAGCTATCtctatttgttattttgtttgttagCATTTTTGGACTCCAGAAAAACCAACAagtgtaatttattttactaaCATTTATTGTTGTTTATCATTTTGCTTAAAGTGGCTAAATGCTTTAACCATGGTTCCTCATATATATACGTCGATTACTTATCTCATAGATTACAACGACATAAGAGTGCTTCGAAATCATCTTGTGATACACAAAatattcttcagttgaaaacaAAGTGTGTTTATAAGCTTGTGATCAGCACTCCTTAGCTATAATTTTATTAAGTGTTTGTTCATCAAAACATTGAGGTATGAATCTATCTTTATTGGCATGTCTCTATTTAGTCATTCCTATAATTTGAGCCAGATAATCTTTGTTCTTTCAGAATTATATATGGACCAAAACATGAATGATTTTTCGGAATCAGATACTCCATTCAGCTTCGAACAGTTATTATATGGAGATGATTGGCAGAGGTGGGACACTTATCCGAGCGTTGATGTTAATGCCAACTCAATAGAGCCTAATCATTCGATGGTCGAGATGAACCATGATGGTATGACAATAGATGCTACTCCAATTTCAATGATATATCCAATGGTAATAATCTACTTTCTGCATGTTTTTTTTAGAGATATTAAAGTATGGATAAATAATATAAGACTTATTGAAAATGTATAGGAAGAAACATTCGAGCAGTGGTTACAGACACTGGCCAATGGATCATTTGAAATACCATCATATGAAGAACTCAACTTCACGTATGAGGTATGGtgaaagataatatatataaaggtATATTTTATGTAACATATAATCAATTTATTGGTAACTTATTTGGTTATATTGCATTTGTACATTTTTTTCTCAGTGGATATGCATTTGAATCATAGTTGAAGAAAACTAAAAGGAATATATATGCTGCAATTGGATTgttgatttttaaaatgatatgaCGTCCAATGACTTATTTCATTATTTCCATAAATTTTTACAGTACTTAACATGAATAGAATGAAATACTCATTCCATCAATTCCACAAACATtccaaaaaatatacaaaaaatacattcatatgcaattttaattatgagtgaatagaatgaaaatatttcttttttaactaATTCCATTCATCTTATTCCATCTATTTTGATTCCACTAATTTCATTTCATTGTTACCATTGACAACCATAATGTGCATGGTTGTAAATTTAGAACTCtgtaaccatatatatatatatatattcaaaagttTATTAGTGTATTTTTTTCTAGGAATTATTGCTCATGAGTGAGCAGATAGGAGATGTCTGCATTGGTGTAGACGTTGATATCATTGAGGGGAATCTGAAACGAAGAAAGTATGAAGATCGTTCTGGTCAAGCGGAGAAGTGTGTGATATGTCTCGATGAACTTAAGTGCAATGATGAGGCTTCTACACTGGCATGTGGGCATGATTTTCACTACGAGTGTATCAAAAACTGGCTAATGGTCAAGAACAAGTGTCCTCTTTGCAAGCAACAAGCTCTTTAATTGTTTCATGATGCTGAATATTTGAATGTGTTAGTATTGCTAACATTGGTTTCTTTTGTTCAAGTATCGGTATTCGgtagtttaataaaaacaaatatggaagtttcataacaaaaaaaaaagtctaccAAAATTTATGCAAGTTAATTATCATTCAAGACAACACCCACTGCAATTTGTCAAAAATGGTGAAACTCTTGCAAGACCTTACCTGTGAAGTGATTGTCCTTTTTcatgtttaataataataattaattacagTATTATTTATGACTTTCAGAAAACTCTATCTATCAACCGTTCTTTACTGATTTTTCCACCCATCACtgctctattttttatttatggcatcgggaaaaaaaagagaagaaaaagaaatattatatgcaatcttttttttttttttttatgcaatcTTACCGGGTGTTAATACTTATAACTACATTTAGTGATAAATCTGCTTTGTTAAATCCAGTACAAAATCAATTATTGAATTTATAGACTATAAAGTTGTgaacaaaatacaaattatcACTAATGGGAATATTCATATACAGTATAGTAACGTAAGCCACCAGATTATGTCTAGAGTGATTTGCCACGCGCCTGCCTATTTATTATGAAAAGCCTCAGTAACTTTGTGATGAGAAGAAttcacagagagagagaggagagagatggGTAATTCCGACGAAGGTGATCGTCTTCCtgctccatcttcttcagacgaACTCTCGAGCATTCTGCGGCAGGTACTGTCCCGTACTCCCACAGCTCAACCTTCTTTCTCACCGAAGAAAATCGTTTCCTCCGCTGAGATGTTCAACCGAACCTTCCCCCTCGTTCCCGGTATAGTTTGTGAGTTTCACGATTGTAGTCTTAagaatcacaataataagaattTGCTCTCTTATTAATCTTAAGGAAAATCCTCTCAAAACCTTAAGCTATCTCTCACACAATCACAAAACTCATAAGGGATGCAACATGCTTTGCAACTCCTTATATATAACTCACAATTTCCTAATCTCACCAGGAATCATATAAATAGATAATTTCCTATTCCATAACTCGGTAGGAAATAAATAGCTTGCTCTCCAAGCTACTTCAAGCTTAtcccaacattctcccccttaagcttgaactCATTTCTTGATAACTCTTCAATGCCAATCAAACTTCTCATCTCTGAAAACCGAATCCTTGCAAGAGCCTTCGTCAGAATGTCGGCTCTTTGCTCGCTCCCGGCTACATGTTCGACGTCGATTAATCCTCTATCAATACACTCTCGTATGAAGTGATATCGTCTATGAATGTGCTTGCTTCGCCCATGAAACACTGGATTCTTTGTGAGAGCTATAGCCGATTTGTTGTCAATGCGAATCATCACCCTCTCACTCGTTTCTCCAATTATCTCACCAAGAAGTTCTTGTAACCAAATAGCTTGCTTGGCTGCCTCCGTTGCTGCCATGAACTCTGCTTCACAAGATGATAGCGCCACAGTTTCCTGTTTTTGAGAACACCAAGTAATAGGAGAATCTCTGAAATAGAACATATGTCCAGTTGTGCTTCTcccatcatcttcatcaacatTGTGACTTGCATCACTATATCCGACGAGTTTGGAATTAGTTCCCCTCCGAAACACGAGTCCACACGAAAGAGTTCCCTTTAAATAACGTAACACTTGTTTCATAGCTGCAGCATGCGACGTTTTTGGTTCAGCCATGTACCTACTCATCACTCCAACCGAATAGGAGAGGTCGGGTCGAGTGTGAAGAAGGTACCTAAGACACCCAATAACTCTTCGGTATTCCCTCTCATCTACGCTTTTCTCTCCTTGAGCTTTCGAGAATTTTAAACTCGGATCCATTGGTACATGAACCATATTACAGTCTTGCATCTTTGTTTCCTCCAAAATCTTTTTAGCATATCTCTCTTGCTTCAATGTTATCCCTTCACCATGTTGATCAACTTCAATACCTAGGTAATACGTAAGTTTACCTAAATCACTCATCTCAAAACGACCAGACATTCCTTTCTTGAAGTCGTCAATCATCTCTCGATTTGCTCCGGTTACAAGAAGGTCATCAACGTACACGGCTACGAGAAGAACAACTCGGTTTTGCTCCTGACGTCGATACAGCGCAGGCTCCTTGTCACATTTAACGAATTTCAACTCTCCTAGCACTTTGTTTAACTTCTCGTTCCATGCCCTTGGCGCTTGACGCAACCCATAAAGTGCTTTATTTAGTTTGTATACTTTGCTCTCCTCTCCTTTTGCTACAAATCCCTCAGGCTGAGACACATATACCTCTTCTTTCAAGTCACCATGGAGGAACGCAGTCTTGACGTCTAGATGATGTACTTCCCAGCCTCTTGACGCTGCCAAGGATAGTATGAATCGAACCGTTTCAATGCGTGCCACAGGCGCGAAGACTTCATCAAAGTCAATTCCATGGCGTTGAATGTAACCCTTTGCTACTAGTCTAGCTTTGTATTTGTTTATGCTTCCGTCGGAGTTCCGTTTGACTTTGAAAATCCATTTTAAACCGATTGCTTTAGCTCCTGCAGGCAACTCAACTAGATCCCAAGTCTTGTTCTTAATTATAGACTTTATCTCATCGTCACAGGCATCTCTCCAAACTTTCTTCTCTTTAGCTTCTTCAAAATCCCATGGTTCATCATTTATACTCAGCAACAGGCGCTCTCCTTCGACCTCTGCGAGTAAGATATAGTCATCTAGATAGCTAGGCTTTCTGGTCTCTCTTAGAGACCTTCTCAAACCTGTGTTCTCAGCTAcgctctcctcttcttcttggttCTCAAGGTCGTGATCAGGTGTTGTTGTATTTTCTTCCTCGTCTTCTCGCTTATTACCAGCTTCTCCCTCGTCGACGCCATGATTTCCATATTCTCCAATCTCAACGCTGAACGTTCCTGTATCTTCTTTATCACAGTTCTTCCAATCCCATTTCTTATTTTCATCAAATATTACATCTCTGCTAACTGCTACCTTTCTATTTATTGGGTCTAGTAGCCGGTAAGCTTTTGATCCAGGTTCCGTGCCGAGGTGTACCAACATCCGTGATCTATCTTCTAGTTTCCGAAGGTGAGGAGTATCGACCTTTGTATGAGCGATGCATCCAAATATACGAACATGCTCGATGTTCGGTTTTCTTCCTTTGTATGCCTCGTACGGCGTTTGTAGTACAAGTACACGAGTGGCTACTCGATTGATGATATACGTGGCGTGTCTTACTGCTTCACCCCATAGGTAGTTGGGTAGATCCATATGCTTCAAGATACTTCTCGTCATGCCTAAAAGAGTTCTGTTGCGTCTTTCTACCACCCCGTTCTGTTGAGGCGAGTAGGGAGCTGTGAGTTGTCTTGCAATGCCAATTGATTCACAGTAGCTTGAAAATTCGTTTGATGTAAACTCTCCGCCTCTGTCACTTCTGAACGTACCAAtagtttcttttgtttcttgctcGACGATGGctttaaactttttaaacttCTCAAACGCTTCCCCTTTCTCTTTTAGAAGTATCGACCACATGTAGCGAGAATAGTCGTCTATGAGTACGAATATATACCTTTTCTGTGAAGGCGTGACGGGTGTGATCGGGCCACATAAGTCTCCATGGATGAGTTCAAGAGCTCTCTTTGCTCGAAAAGTAGTAGCGTGTGGGAATGGAAACCTCGCTTGTTTCCCAAGCAAACACGATGAGCAGGTGTCTTTCTCAACTTCAATCTTAGGGATTCCTGTAACAAGCTCCTTATTGATCATTAAGCGCATTGATTCTCTTCCTATGTGCCCCAATCTCGCATGCCACTTTGCAGAATCACTTGTTGCAGTAAGTTGTAGACATCTCTCGCTGACTATGTCCATTAGAACCTTATACAATCGATTTCTTGATCTCTTTGCCTTCACTATTAGCTTGTCATCCTTGTCCCTTAGCGTGAGCACATCATCTTTCATCCTTACATCACAACCAGACTCAGTAGCTTGTCCCAAACTAATTATGTTACTCTTCAAATCTGGTATATAGTAGACATCGCTTAAGATTTTCTTTCCTCCATCTTTGCTGTAAAATAATATCGAGCCTTTTCCCTTTATGTCGATACGGGAGTCATCGCCAAATCTCACTTTCCCAGTAATAGTTTCATCAATTCCTTTGAAGTAGCTTCGATTTCCAGTCATGTGATTACTTGCCCCGTTATCTAAGTACCACACATTATCCTTCTCTGAGTTTGATTCAAGGTCTTGAGGCTTGACATTCTTTTCGTTGAGATAAACAACTTCGTGCACCATCAATTCTTCAGCTTCCTGTGTGTTAgtattggtgttgttgttgtttgtctCGGTAATCTCTTGTAGCTTTAGAAGTCGGTCAGGACATGTGGATGCATAATGTCCGTTTTTATCACAGCGGAAGCAAGTGATCTTTGAGAGGTCGAAGTTTTCATAGTTCCTATCATTGTAATATCGACCTCGCCCTCTGCCTCGGTTGTAGTAACGTCCTCCACGTCCACGACCTCTATAATAGCTATTGTTGTCACGGTTGGAAGAGGATTGCTGCGAGTCCatatttgcatacataagctTGTTTTGCGTTTCTGGCTctgcttcttcctcctctttcaCTCTTTCTTCATAAGCCTTCAATCTCCCGATGATATCCTCGAAACTCGTAGTCTTTAGATCAAGAACTTGTTCCAACGATGCAACAATGTGTATAAACTTCTTCCGCGGGAGACTTGACAAAAATTTCTTCACCAGCTTTGTCTCCTCAATATTTTCACCTAGAGCCGTTGACTTGGCTGCGATTTCGGATAGCTTTCCGACGAAGTCATCGATAGTGTCGTTATCTTTCATCTTTAATCTTTCGAACTCAGCCATTAATGTTTGTAGTCTTGCTTCACGAACACGATCTGCCCCCATGTATCGAGATTTAATTGCATCCCAAACTTTCTTCGCAGTCTCCAATTCTCCTACTTGTAGTATGAGTGCTTCGGGTATAGATTGAAAGATTAGGGCCGTGGCCATATTGTTCTTCTCACTGTCATCAGATTCATTCTCCACTGTTTCCCATACTTTGTGAACTTTAAGCAGCACCTTGATTCTAATTGCCCAAACGGTGTAGTTCGTTGCCGTAAGCATCGGACATGTTATCTTGGAGGGTCCTCCCCCTTCCTTCCTTGCCACGACAATATCTCCCATTATCAAAGATCGCACAATAACCtagaatgctctgataccaaatatagttTGTGAGTTTCACGATTGTAGTCTTAagaatcacaataataagaattTGCTCTCTTATTAATCTTAAGGAAAATCCTCTCAAAACCTTAAGCTATCTCTCACACAATCACAAAACTCATAAGGGATGCAACATGCTTTGCAACTCCTTATATATAACTCACAATTTCCTAATCTCACCAGGAATCATATAAATAGATAATTTCCTATTCCATAACTCGGTAGGAAATAAATAGCTTGCTCTCCAAGCTACTTCAAGCTTATCCCAACACCCGGCGGAGCGGTTTCTTACGCCGCTTGTGCAGCCGCTGAAACTGGGGAAGGCAAATGTGGTTTCGAAAACAAGGTAAACTTAACGATGTTAGTTGCCGTGAAAGTACCCTCGCTtttgattaaagaaaaaataactttgttgttgtttttgcttGGTAATGGTTAACACAACACTAAAGAGAAATGGAGCTAAACAGCGAAATTCATTGAAGAGAAACATTGATGCACAGTTTCACAACTTGTCTGAAAAGGTTTTTGTCTTTATCCTTTTTAAGATTCTtgatttggtaaaaaaaaaactagagataATAATAGAAACTGGATATATTGCAGAGGAGGAGGAGCAAGATCAATGAGAAAATGAAAGCATTGCAGAAACTGATACCCAATTCCAACAAGGTAAATATAAAGTTCGACATTTTATCCTTCAGAACTGAGTGTCGTGAAAagcatttattttgtttttttatgtttggtaGACAGATAAGGCCTCAATGCTTGATGAAGCTATAGAATATCTGAAACAGCTTCAACTTCAGTTTCAGGTTCTTTTTCTATATGTTCCTTACGCTATGATCATAAACAACTAAATTTGTAAAACCAAACATCTGATTAACTTTTAATGACTGCAGACGTTAGCCGCTATGAATGGTTTAGGCCTAAATCCTCTGCGATTACCACCAATTCTACCGCCTACGCAGACAAGGATCACTGGAACCTCTGAACAAGGGCTGAACCTTGAGACTCTGCTTGGTGGTTCTCACTCGATGGCTAACCATGAACCACCCGAACCAACTCAGGAAATGTGCTTTTCCACAACCACTCTGCTTTGAAGACAACGTTCAAAGAGTGAAGAGGATTCGAAGTCAGATTTCCTCTCTCCACAGAAACATGAGCCGAAAATGATTTGTAGAGTCTAGTATTTGGTTATATTTCAAAGTGTTATGCTAATAAGCTTTAGGACTGAACAAAACTGAGTAGCTTCATTATAATGATGtcagaaaaaaatgatataaatttaactACATGATTACGATCAAATGGCTATGTCTGTGAGTTGCAGCCATCCGTACGCACACCGGTCTCGGATACTTCGAGCCATGGATGCTGCTGACTGAACCGCAGGCCTTA comes from the Brassica napus cultivar Da-Ae chromosome A7, Da-Ae, whole genome shotgun sequence genome and includes:
- the LOC106355317 gene encoding transcription factor ALC-like, with amino-acid sequence MGNSDEGDRLPAPSSSDELSSILRQVLSRTPTAQPSFSPKKIVSSAEMFNRTFPLVPGGAVSYAACAAAETGEGKCGFENKRNGAKQRNSLKRNIDAQFHNLSEKRRRSKINEKMKALQKLIPNSNKTDKASMLDEAIEYLKQLQLQFQTLAAMNGLGLNPLRLPPILPPTQTRITGTSEQGLNLETLLGGSHSMANHEPPEPTQEMCFSTTTLL
- the LOC106355320 gene encoding probable E3 ubiquitin-protein ligase RHG1A; amino-acid sequence: MNDFSESDTPFSFEQLLYGDDWQRWDTYPSVDVNANSIEPNHSMVEMNHDGMTIDATPISMIYPMEETFEQWLQTLANGSFEIPSYEELNFTYEIGDVCIGVDVDIIEGNLKRRKYEDRSGQAEKCVICLDELKCNDEASTLACGHDFHYECIKNWLMVKNKCPLCKQQAL
- the LOC106358366 gene encoding PI-PLC X domain-containing protein At5g67130, translating into MSACTNGLSRVVSVSLLLLLLSFFFSLSSACSNGNCQMLESCSSATDCVPGLYCGNCPAIGRTKPICTRGQATIPTSIINGLPFNKYTWLMTHNAFSNANQPPLPGVQRLTFFNQEDTVTNQLRNGVRGLMLDMYDFNDDIWLCHSLRGQCFNFTAFQPAVNTLREVEAFLTQNPTEIVTIIIEDYVHRPKGLSTLFANAGLDKYWFPVSKMPKRGEDWPTVTDMVQENHRLLVFTSVAAKEDEEGVAYQWRYIVENESGDPGVKRGSCPNRKESQPLNSKSSSLFLMNYFPTFPVEKDACKEHSAPLAEMVGTCLKSAGNRMPNFLAVNFYMRSDGGGVFEVLDRMNGPVICGCETLAACQPEAAFGSCKNVTLQTRAPDMDSTAGTYSGSVQFSRSLAAVAYSPNTVLVLCFSWLPLLVFLL